One genomic window of Planctomycetaceae bacterium includes the following:
- the cas1 gene encoding CRISPR-associated endonuclease Cas1, with amino-acid sequence MLKPCRGGLAVDIAHWPARNVAEYAYCPRLFYFMEVEGIHVKSADTEQGQMVHRSVDKVSHTKSLPDESESEPKKFRSLTLTDEELRLTATLDLAEVSGHVATPIEFRKGRPKRIYSEASSGPRNRKQSDAPANVEPWPTDRAQLGLQAILLERAGYTVHKAMLYYAAEKRKLSIPVDDELKAEALEVLKSAQQCAEGPRPLPLINDPKCPRCSLQPICLPDEVNAQREGCPSVNRKLWPPRDDGIHVIAQRRGTRVGVRGSAMQITEADGSPPRSIPLAGVESVSLLGSVQMSTQAMHTLAAKKIPVAFLSGAGRLVTMLDPLDSVSAETRRNQVRAFDQPERCLKLAQALIAAKIHNQRTILMRNGDGLPQTTLDGLAEQIENAVAAKSLESLRGHEGQAAALYFGAFGKAFKTAAGATFDEHGRQRRPPPDPVNCVLSFAYSMLTHECTAALRTARLEPSIGAFHVSRPGRPALALDLMEPFRPLIADSIAVSGFNRSEFRDGHFNQTAAGCMMTDHGRKAFFGAYGRRMDQEVTHPTFGYRMSYRRMLILHARMIAAWVNNEIPDLSFLTTR; translated from the coding sequence ATGCTAAAGCCCTGTCGCGGAGGCCTCGCTGTGGACATCGCTCACTGGCCCGCACGAAACGTTGCTGAGTACGCTTACTGCCCGCGACTCTTCTATTTTATGGAAGTCGAAGGCATTCATGTGAAGAGTGCCGATACTGAGCAGGGGCAGATGGTGCACCGCAGTGTTGATAAGGTCAGCCACACAAAGTCGCTGCCGGATGAATCAGAGTCGGAACCGAAGAAATTCCGCAGCCTCACTCTCACCGATGAAGAATTGCGATTGACTGCCACTCTGGATCTGGCCGAAGTCTCCGGTCACGTCGCGACTCCAATCGAATTCCGCAAAGGCCGACCGAAACGAATCTACTCCGAAGCGTCTTCCGGACCTCGAAATCGAAAGCAATCCGATGCCCCGGCCAACGTTGAGCCGTGGCCGACAGACCGAGCCCAACTTGGCCTGCAGGCGATACTGCTCGAACGGGCCGGCTATACAGTCCACAAGGCGATGCTGTACTACGCCGCCGAAAAACGGAAACTGTCGATTCCCGTTGATGACGAACTGAAGGCCGAAGCACTCGAAGTCTTGAAGTCCGCTCAACAGTGTGCGGAAGGTCCCCGTCCATTGCCGTTAATCAACGACCCGAAGTGCCCTCGCTGTTCGCTACAGCCGATCTGTCTTCCGGATGAAGTGAATGCTCAGCGCGAAGGATGTCCATCGGTCAATCGAAAACTGTGGCCTCCCCGCGACGATGGTATTCATGTGATTGCCCAGCGAAGAGGAACTCGCGTTGGAGTTCGCGGATCGGCAATGCAAATCACCGAAGCCGATGGTTCACCGCCTCGCAGCATTCCGCTGGCCGGCGTTGAAAGCGTGTCGCTTCTGGGGTCCGTGCAGATGTCGACTCAGGCCATGCACACGCTGGCTGCGAAAAAGATCCCGGTCGCGTTTCTTTCGGGAGCTGGCCGCCTTGTCACGATGCTCGATCCACTGGATTCCGTCAGCGCTGAAACGCGACGCAATCAGGTGCGAGCGTTCGATCAACCGGAACGCTGCCTCAAGCTCGCTCAGGCTCTGATCGCCGCCAAGATACATAACCAGCGGACAATCCTGATGCGAAACGGCGATGGCCTGCCTCAGACGACTTTGGATGGTCTGGCAGAACAGATCGAAAACGCGGTTGCAGCGAAATCGCTGGAATCTCTTCGCGGCCACGAAGGGCAGGCCGCAGCGTTGTACTTCGGTGCATTCGGAAAGGCGTTCAAAACAGCCGCCGGAGCCACCTTCGATGAGCATGGTCGCCAGCGTCGCCCGCCGCCGGACCCGGTCAACTGTGTGCTGTCGTTCGCGTATTCGATGTTGACCCACGAATGCACGGCCGCACTGCGGACCGCAAGGTTAGAACCATCGATCGGTGCGTTTCATGTGTCTCGACCGGGCCGTCCGGCGTTGGCGCTGGACCTGATGGAACCGTTTCGTCCGCTAATCGCGGATTCGATCGCCGTCAGTGGATTCAACCGCAGCGAGTTTCGAGACGGGCATTTCAATCAGACGGCGGCTGGCTGCATGATGACAGATCATGGGCGAAAGGCGTTCTTTGGAGCCTACGGGCGTCGCATGGATCAGGAGGTAACTCACCCGACCTTCGGTTATCGCATGAGCTACCGTCGGATGCTGATTCTTCACGCGCGCATGATCGCCGCCTGGGTCAACAACGAAATCCCCGATCTGTCGTTTCTCACGACACGCTAA
- the cas2 gene encoding CRISPR-associated endonuclease Cas2: MKRCYLVCYDIADPKRLRQVFKICKGYGEHWQYSIFFCVLKDLDRVRMQAELEEVMHHKQDQILMMDLGQDEASARGNTIALGQPMDDPLEGTVLV, from the coding sequence ATGAAACGTTGTTACCTCGTCTGCTACGACATCGCCGATCCGAAACGTCTGCGTCAGGTGTTCAAAATCTGCAAAGGCTACGGTGAACACTGGCAGTATTCGATCTTCTTCTGCGTGCTGAAAGATCTCGATCGAGTCCGGATGCAGGCTGAACTGGAAGAGGTCATGCATCACAAGCAGGATCAGATTCTGATGATGGATCTCGGCCAGGACGAAGCCTCCGCCCGAGGCAACACCATCGCCCTCGGCCAGCCGATGGATGATCCGCTGGAAGGAACGGTGCTGGTGTGA
- a CDS encoding serine/threonine-protein kinase — translation MTEFRIPPSELFSQLDERWRVEVEAVTSAFDEQFDHGPVPVLEDRLKRFEAANPDAPDEVLLALVADLLSIEVHRIYGAGKGYLPSGMQLESDHPSIRSLVVRSIPHMPVLDLLPERIEGYMPQEQIGRGGQAHIVTATKPDMKGTCSIIKFQQLESPHAGLILKEAGILSDLAEVEHPNIIRCLHSGNDENYAYLVLPYLPGQTLEEAGRLDPQSVIRIGARIADALYAIHLKHYLHCDVTPSNIRLLQAPVGAEPRPILIDFGLALRRQGGNWTKPKVRSVGGTAGFHAPEQLARDGLLDERTDLFQLGVTLGWALTGRDISEREAFVDALQQDHIPEPLRSCLITATALDPADRFHSARAMCDALTPQITPPIETHARTNTDSRFPRSLAAVAFTSLTIAAVLWIGREFVASNPPASGARDGNAERLSASPYRPETATSRNDQQVVADPPMSATEAQEVLDRLIESRDGSSKGQQRAFPILIQSGCDFVNSDLSGVSFVQTNLSDGNFETADLRLCNLDDSSATNARFDSAILSGASLSNAAFVDCDLTFVAGFALVAQHASFSRCSLYRANLSYSDLQDVDFSGADLTGACLSFCDLRRARFCGANLTNAYLDGSILAGSDFTDAVIDGTSFVNSVVGEGQVLSSDQMAGALLRESAGTPGIVIVEAYPSSKYDSGLSFREQPGRYLELEQTSNRQTLPVYGHPHPLPREYEPDAIRLYLPGPVLDAGARRSQLNNRISNHLWYLREQIRLGPVLVGDGSWQDSCIQMVRDAAEVPAGTPFMDTQSIVLIALHHGMSAELVDWETFQAAVVKVESLRPPANSVARVDYEPGSWSSIFPPLLRSGLGDAGTSAFRSTIMRRVVHVPDPIRIRQAVRLYAGETKASFVDWRGSADNQTLDDSLVDVHDVIHKDGSTSLKWEFRRDDFALDGPLARYMSDTYESTSHVVGSCFPFPGASGPMDVFFIFPAPYDRYFVSIPEAENTGWEEAEMTLTVSEAGIAENHCYLRVRPLSVRVFSAGRLLAEATPELITANDSDSPDANTRE, via the coding sequence ATGACTGAATTCCGTATTCCACCGAGCGAGCTGTTTTCACAACTCGATGAACGATGGCGCGTTGAGGTTGAAGCGGTGACATCGGCATTCGACGAGCAGTTCGATCACGGACCGGTACCGGTGCTTGAAGACCGGCTGAAACGATTCGAGGCGGCGAATCCGGATGCGCCTGATGAGGTGCTGCTCGCGCTGGTCGCCGACCTGCTGTCGATTGAGGTTCACCGCATTTACGGGGCAGGCAAGGGGTACCTGCCGAGTGGAATGCAGCTCGAATCTGATCATCCCTCAATTCGCAGTCTCGTTGTTCGGTCCATACCGCATATGCCGGTCTTGGACCTTCTGCCTGAACGAATCGAAGGATACATGCCTCAGGAACAAATTGGTCGGGGCGGGCAGGCGCATATTGTCACAGCGACAAAGCCCGATATGAAGGGTACGTGCAGCATCATCAAGTTTCAGCAGCTGGAGTCACCGCATGCCGGCCTGATTCTCAAAGAAGCCGGCATTCTCAGTGATCTTGCAGAAGTCGAACATCCGAACATCATTCGGTGCCTTCACTCCGGCAATGACGAGAACTATGCCTATCTTGTGTTACCGTACCTGCCAGGACAAACGCTTGAAGAGGCCGGCCGGCTTGATCCTCAGTCCGTCATCAGGATCGGGGCGAGAATCGCAGATGCACTGTACGCCATTCATCTGAAACACTACCTTCACTGCGACGTCACACCGTCGAATATCCGACTTCTTCAGGCACCGGTCGGCGCAGAACCGCGGCCGATTCTGATCGATTTTGGACTGGCCCTGCGACGGCAGGGCGGCAACTGGACGAAGCCGAAAGTAAGGTCAGTGGGTGGCACGGCAGGATTCCATGCGCCGGAACAACTCGCGAGAGACGGACTCCTGGATGAACGCACAGACTTATTTCAGCTTGGCGTCACGCTGGGCTGGGCGCTGACGGGAAGAGACATCTCAGAACGTGAGGCGTTTGTCGACGCCCTGCAGCAGGACCATATACCTGAGCCGTTGCGCAGCTGCCTTATTACAGCGACAGCGCTTGACCCCGCAGACCGCTTTCACTCGGCTCGAGCGATGTGTGATGCGCTGACTCCGCAAATCACACCGCCTATTGAGACTCACGCGAGAACCAATACGGATTCTCGGTTCCCCCGTTCCCTTGCCGCAGTAGCCTTTACGTCGCTGACCATTGCCGCAGTCCTGTGGATCGGACGTGAATTTGTGGCCAGCAACCCGCCGGCGTCTGGTGCGAGAGATGGAAACGCTGAACGACTATCCGCGTCACCATACCGGCCAGAGACCGCCACCAGCCGCAATGATCAGCAGGTGGTGGCAGACCCGCCGATGTCTGCAACTGAGGCCCAGGAAGTATTGGATCGGCTGATCGAATCTCGCGATGGCTCCTCCAAGGGACAGCAGCGGGCCTTCCCGATACTGATACAGTCCGGCTGCGACTTCGTGAATTCCGATCTATCTGGCGTCTCATTTGTGCAAACTAATCTGAGCGACGGCAATTTTGAGACTGCCGATCTCCGCCTTTGTAACCTGGACGACTCCAGTGCCACGAACGCGCGATTCGACAGCGCCATCTTATCGGGGGCGTCGCTGTCGAATGCTGCGTTCGTCGATTGTGACCTGACTTTCGTGGCAGGATTCGCCCTTGTTGCTCAGCACGCGAGTTTCTCACGATGCAGTCTGTATCGGGCAAACCTCAGCTACTCGGATCTTCAGGATGTCGATTTCTCCGGTGCAGATCTGACTGGCGCGTGCCTGAGTTTCTGTGATCTGAGGCGGGCACGTTTCTGCGGTGCGAATCTCACAAATGCCTACCTCGATGGTTCCATACTTGCCGGGAGCGACTTTACCGATGCCGTCATCGACGGCACGAGCTTTGTGAACTCAGTAGTAGGCGAAGGTCAGGTGCTGTCATCAGATCAGATGGCAGGAGCCCTGTTGCGGGAATCGGCCGGAACACCGGGAATTGTTATCGTCGAGGCGTATCCGAGCAGCAAGTACGACTCAGGACTCTCATTCCGCGAACAGCCCGGTCGTTATCTCGAGCTTGAGCAGACAAGCAACCGACAGACGCTGCCCGTCTACGGCCATCCCCATCCGCTGCCTCGCGAGTACGAACCCGACGCCATCCGACTGTACCTTCCGGGACCAGTGCTGGACGCCGGAGCGCGCAGATCGCAGCTGAACAATCGGATTTCAAACCACTTATGGTATCTGCGGGAGCAGATTCGTTTGGGACCAGTGCTTGTGGGAGACGGCAGCTGGCAGGATTCGTGCATTCAGATGGTCCGCGATGCTGCAGAAGTGCCCGCGGGCACGCCATTCATGGACACTCAGTCGATTGTGCTGATAGCTCTTCACCATGGAATGAGTGCCGAACTTGTCGATTGGGAGACTTTTCAGGCGGCCGTCGTCAAAGTTGAGAGCCTGCGTCCGCCGGCGAATTCTGTTGCCAGGGTGGATTACGAACCCGGTAGCTGGTCGTCGATCTTTCCGCCCCTCCTCAGATCGGGTTTGGGGGACGCAGGAACAAGCGCCTTTCGATCGACGATCATGCGGCGAGTGGTTCACGTGCCAGACCCGATTCGCATACGCCAGGCCGTAAGGCTCTACGCTGGCGAAACAAAGGCGTCGTTCGTTGACTGGCGGGGCAGTGCTGATAACCAAACACTCGACGACTCCCTGGTGGATGTTCACGACGTAATTCATAAGGATGGTTCAACCAGTTTGAAATGGGAGTTTCGCCGTGACGACTTCGCGTTAGACGGACCGCTAGCAAGGTATATGAGCGACACGTACGAAAGTACTTCACACGTGGTCGGTTCCTGTTTCCCGTTCCCGGGCGCGTCAGGCCCGATGGATGTCTTCTTCATCTTCCCGGCCCCGTACGATCGGTATTTTGTCTCGATACCAGAAGCTGAGAACACTGGCTGGGAAGAAGCGGAAATGACACTTACCGTGTCCGAGGCGGGTATTGCAGAGAATCATTGCTATCTCCGAGTCAGACCACTGTCCGTCCGTGTCTTTTCTGCGGGGCGACTACTTGCCGAAGCAACTCCGGAGCTGATCACAGCCAACGATTCCGACAGCCCCGACGCGAACACTCGCGAATAG
- the cas12b gene encoding type V CRISPR-associated protein Cas12b, whose amino-acid sequence MSTTRAYTIKLSGPSGLGDTNSDCRELSWKTHVTANRGVQVWGDWLLTLRAGLPASLAQDDSGVLPVSEKDVNAAMTADGVKGKAKEERFTEYECRLIDSRRDNLRTLLALSWLSVEAVDIDRAETLNHQVATGAEESSTRVEKVLGAFQNILRKKQIPDSEHESWMNSCRESLSAQIRDDAYWVDRTAAFNELVQRCDGKLTTEWSSRTFFDLIGGSDEYFKLNEEGADADGKDFVIKAGNWLSANWGAGEKSDPAAIAEALSRLSEAAADLSTGTTALAAMTALAAALDPTDDKPEDTAVAFKAIKKSVGWKGRPSKGAMALQRLMDSRTIDTALIDTVAAKLLEEAKDQQTKAETTLRPPDWMPHLRNDITSRIGMPYRVERDLIWEHAVLLDHALRRTSVAHSWIKRAEVERRQFRDDAAKLNNAAKIPQAARNWLDSYCQRRAVDSGSVGEFVIRKQAIDGWKRVVAEWNANPDWTEAERKQTVRDVQAELDLDEKWGDGRLFEDLAADDAICVWQNANGTAAATILTDYSAATTARANQRRFKVPAYRHPDAMMNPVWIDFGNSRWNISYSALSEFDKRQQLQKKLATAKTDKARKKHTDALAAKPDLQSVTLGLWSGTDIQNVSLKWQGKRLQQDLDLAHFNTDGPEVVRADRLNRAASGTPNNAVNVAGIFQQKDWNGRLQLKRPALERLRAKLRKAGIDSDDPADWGDLREHFDSLDWYLTTSAKLEPSGPFIDYLKGDLPGGWKYVDKTRYLTNDLNKAEKRSGRTRIQLARLPGLRVLSFDLGHRFGASCAVWETVSSDQMNSACKAAGVEPPTSSDLFFVLEQPTDNGPKKPTHRRIVYRRLADDGLNGKPHPAPWARLDRQFVIKLQGEDRPARRTTPQEFNRYNEFRRFLNLEELDLDGAIAKLPPITWLMQEAVRDARLGLRRHADRARIAHAMTAKVKHLSGNRTAPFSSDEERRDHIVRHLLLWNDLAKAAIPVGANIQRCPFAYQAWLDHIQPLVGENIEDCHNEDHTRPARKKKREALAKQLETAANQIITDDRFAKQLHDAWKDNWDSENEHWISHLKWLRKDLLMPGIGRRPRNSQSSEFATWQQRKKQLRNMGGLSYDRIGALRQLYQVMKAFRNRPTPDDPKAGVLDRHDSSQKNFGRRMLDQFEKLREQRVKQLASRVIEAALGLGAEPGRDQHGHDAKRQRTRSDDPRFAPCHAVIMENLRSYKTAETRMRRENRMLASWAYGTVRKYVEEACELHGVYFDDVPAQYTSKQDSRTMMPGVRCVEVDRAVLKAALATAGAADSMAGLALQKQPLVRRWKSEFSRCADRVQKRPKEASARDRLLSRIRTVVESDPDRLPNQVLLPVRGGDLFLPAFDSFPVAKSKPKNSQRLRTIQADLNAGANIGLVALIDPDFAGGWWRIAVKRSDGTTQNADYPGCPLFENPIELLTEEQRFGKRDRQNAFCIPTTDPIDSSSRTWWTQKAFSNHVEEQCCQRIAESLGLT is encoded by the coding sequence ATGTCTACTACGCGTGCTTACACAATCAAACTCTCAGGCCCTTCGGGCCTTGGTGACACGAACAGCGATTGTCGCGAGCTCTCTTGGAAGACGCACGTCACCGCAAACCGAGGCGTGCAGGTCTGGGGCGACTGGCTGCTGACGTTGCGTGCAGGACTGCCCGCTTCGCTTGCCCAGGACGATTCAGGCGTGCTGCCGGTGTCCGAAAAAGACGTCAACGCTGCCATGACGGCCGACGGCGTGAAAGGCAAAGCAAAAGAAGAACGCTTCACGGAGTATGAATGTCGCCTGATAGATTCTCGCCGCGACAACCTGCGAACACTGCTGGCGTTGTCGTGGCTGTCGGTCGAGGCGGTCGACATAGACCGCGCCGAGACGCTGAATCATCAAGTCGCGACCGGAGCTGAAGAATCGTCAACGCGAGTCGAGAAAGTTCTCGGCGCGTTTCAGAACATTCTCCGGAAGAAGCAGATTCCGGATAGCGAACACGAAAGCTGGATGAATTCGTGTCGTGAATCTCTCTCAGCGCAGATCCGCGACGATGCCTACTGGGTCGATCGCACAGCAGCGTTCAACGAACTCGTGCAGCGGTGTGACGGCAAACTCACGACCGAATGGAGCAGCCGTACTTTCTTCGATCTGATCGGCGGCAGCGACGAATACTTCAAGCTGAATGAAGAGGGAGCCGACGCGGACGGCAAGGATTTTGTAATCAAGGCAGGTAACTGGTTGAGTGCCAATTGGGGAGCGGGTGAAAAAAGTGACCCCGCTGCCATTGCAGAAGCCCTTTCCAGGCTGTCCGAAGCCGCGGCAGATCTTTCGACAGGAACCACGGCACTCGCCGCGATGACAGCGCTCGCAGCCGCCCTCGACCCGACCGACGATAAACCTGAAGACACGGCCGTCGCATTTAAGGCAATCAAGAAGTCCGTCGGCTGGAAAGGCCGACCGTCGAAGGGAGCAATGGCTCTGCAGCGACTGATGGACAGTCGCACGATTGATACGGCACTGATCGACACCGTCGCAGCAAAGCTGTTGGAGGAAGCGAAAGATCAGCAGACAAAAGCTGAGACGACACTGCGACCGCCGGACTGGATGCCTCATCTCCGTAACGATATCACATCCCGGATAGGCATGCCGTATCGAGTCGAACGTGACCTTATCTGGGAACACGCCGTTCTGCTCGACCACGCGCTGAGGCGAACATCTGTCGCACATTCATGGATCAAACGAGCTGAAGTGGAGCGGCGGCAGTTTCGCGACGATGCAGCAAAGTTGAACAACGCAGCGAAAATACCGCAGGCCGCTCGCAACTGGCTGGATAGCTATTGTCAGCGACGCGCCGTTGACAGCGGTTCGGTCGGCGAGTTTGTGATTCGAAAGCAGGCGATCGACGGCTGGAAACGGGTCGTTGCAGAATGGAATGCAAACCCCGACTGGACAGAAGCCGAACGCAAACAGACAGTCCGCGATGTTCAGGCGGAACTCGACCTCGACGAAAAGTGGGGCGATGGCCGACTGTTCGAAGACCTGGCCGCAGACGACGCTATTTGCGTCTGGCAGAATGCGAACGGAACGGCCGCTGCAACGATTCTGACGGACTATTCCGCGGCGACCACAGCCCGAGCCAACCAGCGACGGTTTAAGGTTCCCGCGTATCGGCATCCGGACGCGATGATGAATCCGGTCTGGATCGATTTCGGTAACTCGCGATGGAACATCAGTTATTCCGCACTCAGCGAATTCGACAAACGCCAACAACTGCAGAAGAAACTGGCAACCGCAAAGACCGACAAGGCCCGAAAGAAGCACACTGATGCACTGGCGGCAAAGCCAGATCTGCAATCGGTCACGCTGGGGCTGTGGTCCGGCACCGACATTCAAAACGTCTCGTTAAAGTGGCAGGGAAAACGGCTGCAACAGGATCTCGACCTCGCCCATTTCAACACCGACGGTCCCGAAGTTGTGCGTGCTGATCGCCTGAACCGAGCGGCTTCGGGAACACCAAACAACGCCGTCAACGTGGCTGGCATCTTTCAGCAAAAAGACTGGAACGGACGCCTGCAACTGAAGCGTCCCGCTCTGGAAAGACTACGAGCGAAACTCCGAAAGGCGGGCATCGATAGCGATGATCCAGCAGACTGGGGAGATCTGCGAGAGCACTTCGACAGCCTGGATTGGTATCTGACGACTTCAGCCAAACTGGAACCTTCCGGGCCATTCATCGACTATCTGAAGGGTGACCTGCCGGGCGGATGGAAATATGTCGATAAGACCAGATACCTCACCAACGATCTGAACAAAGCAGAAAAGCGATCGGGCCGAACGCGAATCCAACTGGCTCGTCTGCCGGGACTGCGGGTTCTTTCGTTCGACCTTGGCCATCGCTTCGGTGCGTCGTGTGCCGTTTGGGAAACGGTGAGCAGCGACCAGATGAATTCTGCCTGCAAGGCGGCCGGTGTCGAACCGCCGACAAGTTCGGATTTATTTTTTGTGCTCGAACAGCCAACGGACAACGGCCCTAAAAAACCAACACACCGCCGAATCGTCTACCGTCGGCTTGCCGATGATGGGCTGAACGGAAAACCGCATCCTGCTCCGTGGGCCAGGCTGGATCGTCAGTTCGTGATCAAGTTGCAGGGAGAAGACCGACCCGCTCGCCGGACAACTCCTCAGGAGTTCAATCGGTACAACGAGTTTCGGCGTTTTCTGAATCTTGAAGAGCTCGACCTCGATGGAGCCATCGCGAAATTGCCGCCCATCACGTGGCTGATGCAGGAAGCCGTGCGAGACGCCCGGCTGGGGCTGCGGCGTCACGCCGATCGAGCTCGTATCGCTCATGCGATGACGGCAAAAGTGAAACATCTCTCGGGGAACCGCACCGCCCCGTTCAGCTCTGACGAAGAACGCCGCGACCACATTGTGCGGCACCTTCTGCTGTGGAACGATCTTGCCAAAGCTGCAATCCCTGTCGGGGCAAACATTCAACGCTGCCCCTTTGCCTACCAGGCATGGCTGGATCACATTCAGCCGCTGGTTGGCGAGAACATTGAAGACTGCCATAACGAGGATCACACGCGGCCAGCTCGCAAAAAGAAACGCGAAGCACTCGCGAAACAGCTCGAAACCGCGGCCAATCAAATCATTACTGACGACAGGTTCGCAAAGCAATTGCACGACGCATGGAAGGACAACTGGGACAGCGAAAATGAGCATTGGATATCGCATCTCAAGTGGCTGCGGAAGGACCTGCTGATGCCCGGAATCGGTCGCAGGCCCCGAAATAGTCAGTCATCAGAGTTCGCTACGTGGCAACAGCGGAAGAAACAGCTCCGCAACATGGGCGGGCTCTCCTACGACCGCATCGGTGCCCTGCGTCAGCTTTACCAGGTGATGAAAGCCTTCCGCAATCGGCCAACGCCCGACGATCCCAAAGCCGGAGTCCTAGATCGACATGATTCGTCTCAGAAGAACTTCGGTCGACGGATGCTGGATCAGTTTGAAAAACTACGAGAACAACGCGTCAAGCAACTGGCCAGCCGCGTCATCGAAGCCGCTTTGGGACTGGGAGCCGAACCTGGTCGTGATCAACACGGACACGATGCAAAGCGACAGCGAACTCGGTCTGATGATCCTCGGTTCGCTCCGTGTCACGCCGTGATCATGGAAAATCTTCGCAGCTACAAAACGGCTGAGACCCGCATGCGTCGTGAGAATCGTATGTTGGCGAGCTGGGCGTACGGGACCGTGCGAAAGTACGTCGAAGAAGCCTGCGAACTGCACGGCGTCTACTTCGACGATGTTCCCGCACAATATACGTCGAAGCAGGACTCCCGAACGATGATGCCCGGCGTGCGTTGCGTCGAAGTGGATCGAGCTGTCCTGAAAGCCGCATTGGCAACGGCCGGTGCGGCTGACAGCATGGCCGGACTGGCGCTTCAGAAACAACCGTTGGTTCGCCGGTGGAAGAGTGAGTTCAGCCGATGTGCCGATCGCGTTCAGAAACGACCCAAAGAAGCATCGGCGAGAGACCGGCTTCTCAGCCGTATTCGTACGGTCGTCGAATCTGATCCCGATCGTTTGCCGAACCAGGTGTTGCTCCCGGTTCGAGGTGGCGATTTGTTTCTGCCGGCCTTCGATTCGTTTCCCGTGGCGAAGAGCAAGCCGAAGAATTCCCAGCGTCTGCGTACGATTCAGGCCGACCTGAACGCGGGAGCCAACATCGGACTCGTCGCGTTGATCGATCCTGACTTTGCAGGCGGCTGGTGGCGAATCGCTGTGAAGCGGTCTGATGGAACAACGCAGAACGCCGACTATCCAGGCTGCCCGTTGTTCGAAAATCCCATTGAATTACTGACCGAAGAACAACGCTTTGGAAAGCGTGATCGTCAGAATGCGTTCTGCATTCCGACAACCGATCCGATCGATTCGTCGTCGAGAACGTGGTGGACGCAAAAAGCGTTCAGCAATCACGTGGAAGAACAATGCTGCCAGCGAATCGCCGAATCGCTGGGCCTGACATGA
- a CDS encoding SRPBCC family protein yields the protein MGILHRIGAVLLGMLAGGIGVAAVQQISNALYGPPADVDTSNMEQMAEWVKTLPVPAFLIVLCSWAVGSSVGPFVARRTAPERSAIPGGIVWAFFTVATIGTLAMIPHPWWMWPAGILACLVFGALGLAVAGPKEYIVATSRTIHAPVEKVFRTLAHVEDFSKAVPGIQKIEFLSDHETGVGTRFRETRLMNGREASTVLEVTEYVENHHVRLVSDAGGTIWDTVFTVDPQNDAVLMTMNMTARPHNLAARLLTPMILKMVTAAIESDMNAVREYCEA from the coding sequence ATGGGAATACTTCACCGAATCGGAGCTGTTCTGCTGGGAATGTTGGCGGGCGGGATCGGTGTCGCGGCCGTTCAGCAGATCAGCAACGCGTTGTACGGTCCTCCGGCCGATGTTGACACGAGCAACATGGAACAGATGGCCGAATGGGTGAAGACACTGCCGGTTCCCGCGTTTCTGATCGTGCTGTGCTCGTGGGCGGTCGGCAGTTCCGTCGGACCGTTTGTCGCTCGGCGAACGGCACCGGAACGGAGTGCGATTCCCGGAGGAATCGTCTGGGCGTTCTTCACCGTTGCGACGATCGGCACGCTGGCCATGATTCCTCACCCGTGGTGGATGTGGCCCGCCGGAATTCTGGCCTGTCTGGTCTTCGGAGCCCTCGGACTGGCCGTCGCCGGCCCAAAGGAATACATCGTCGCCACGTCACGCACGATTCATGCTCCGGTGGAAAAAGTCTTCCGGACGCTGGCGCATGTGGAAGATTTTTCGAAGGCGGTGCCCGGCATTCAGAAGATTGAATTCCTGAGCGACCACGAGACCGGCGTCGGCACTCGTTTCCGTGAGACTCGCCTGATGAACGGCCGCGAAGCGTCGACCGTTCTGGAAGTCACGGAATACGTCGAGAACCACCACGTCCGCCTGGTCTCCGACGCCGGCGGCACAATCTGGGACACGGTCTTCACAGTCGACCCGCAGAACGATGCCGTCCTGATGACGATGAACATGACCGCCCGCCCCCACAACCTCGCCGCCCGCCTGCTGACGCCGATGATCCTGAAAATGGTCACCGCCGCCATCGAATCCGACATGAATGCCGTCAGGGAGTACTGTGAAGCGTGA